CAAGCATTTTACTGATGAGCACCTCTGCTTTAGCCGAACAAGCGCCATCGCGCACCGAATGCATTGCTCCGGCGAAACCCGGCGGTGGTTTCGATCTCACCTGTAAGTTGATCCAGGTGAGCATGATGGAAACCGGCGCTATCGAAAAACCGATGCGCGTAACCTACATGCCTGGCGGCGTTGGCGCCGTGGCCTATAACGCGATCGTCGCTCAACGCCCGGCTGAAGCGGGAACCGTTGTGGCATTCTCCGGCGGCTCCCTGCTGAACCTGTCACAGGGCAAGTTTGGTCGCTATGGCGTGGATGATGTCCGCTGGCTGGCAAGCGTGGGCACCGACTACGGCATGATTGCCGTACGCCAGGACTCACCGTGGAAAACGCTCAAAGACCTGCTGACGGCAATGGAGAAAGATCCTAACAACGTGGTTATTGGCGCAGGCGCTTCTATCGGAAGTCAGGACTGGATGAAGTCGGCGCTGCTGGCGCAAAAAGCCAACGTTGATCCGCATAAGATGCGCTACGTCGCCTTTGAAGGCGGCGGCGAACCGGTTACCGCACTGATGGGCAATCACGTGCAGGTGGTTTCCGGCGATCTCAGTGAAATGGTGCCTTATCTCAGCGGCGACAAAATCCGCGTACTCGCGGTGTTCTCTGAGGAACGTCTGCCGGGCCAGTTAGCCAACGTGCCAACCGCCAAAGAGCAGGGTTATGACCTCGTATGGCCCATCATTCGGGGCTTCTACGTGGGACCCAAAGTCAGTGACGCCGAGTATCAGTGGTGGGTTGATGCCTTTAACAAACTCCAGCAGACCGAGGAATTTAAAAAGCAGCGCGATCTCCGCGGCCTGTTCGAATTCAACATGAGCGGTAAGCAGCTCGACGAGTACGTGAAAAAGCAGGTCACGGATTATCGTGAGCAGGCGAAAGCCTTCGGTCTGGCGAAATAAGCACAGAGGCAAAGATGATGAGCGATCGTATTTTTGCAGGTATCTGGCTGTTGCTCTGTATAGCCGGGCTGTTCGTGGCCTGGCAAATCACCAGCGAATACAGCTATGAGCCGGTTGGGCCGCGTCCCTTTCCGCTGGGCATTATCAGCCTGATGCTGGTATGCGCCGTGGCGCTGCTGTTGCGCCACCCCGACACCATCAGTTGGCCCCGCCGCCACGTGCTGCAAAAGCTGCTGACGATGGTGATTGTTCTGTTGATGTACGCCTGGGGTTTTGAATGGCTCGGTTTTCCCATCGCTACCGCCATTCTCACCGTGGTGATTGGCATGCTGTTCGGCGCAACCATTCCGGCTGCGGGTATTTCCGGCGCGGTGCTCGGCATTCTGCTGTGGTATGCCTTTGACCGACTGCTTGACGTCACCTTACCACTCGGCGCCTGGCTGGGTTAACGGAGAAACGATGGATACCTGGATTTATCTTTCTCAGGGTTTCGCGGTGGCAATGACCCCGGAAAACCTGGTCATCGCCCTGATAGGCTGTTTCGTCGGTACCATTGTCGGGCTGTTGCCTGGTCTTGGGCCTATCAACGGCGTGGCGATCCTGCTGCCGCTGGCCTTCGCGTTGCATCTGCCAGCAGAATCTGCGCTGATCCTGCTGGCAACGGTCTACATAGGCTGTGAATACGGCGGGCGCATCTCCTCCATCTTGCTGAATGTTCCCGGCGATGCGGCAGCGATTATGACCGCGCTCGATGGCTACCCGATGGCGCAGCAAGGCCGCGGCGGCGTCGCGCTCTCTATCTCGGCGGTCAGTTCTTTCTTTGGTTCGCTTATCGCTATCGGCGGCATCATTCTGTTTGCCCCAGCGTTAGCCCAATGGTCGCTGGCCTTCGGTCCGGCGGAATACTTTGCCTTAATGGTTTTCGCTATTGCCTGCCTCGGCAGTATGATGGCGCAAAATCCGCTGAAATCATTTCTGGCAGCGCTTATCGGTCTCGGCCTTGCGACCGTCGGCGTAGACGCCAATACCGGGGTTTATCGCTTTACCTTTGACAGCGTCCATCTCTCCGACGGTGTGCAGTTTATCGTGGTGGTGATTGGGTTGTTCTCCGTCTCTGAAATACTGTTAATGCTGGAACATACCAGCAGTGGCCAGACGCTGGTGCGTAAAACGGGCCGTATGTTATTTAACGCCAAAGAAGGCGCACAGTGCGTGGGCGCTACCCTGCGTTCATCGGTGATTGGCTTTTTCGTCGGTGTTCTGCCTGGCGCTGGCGCGACCATTGCCAGCGCAATCACCTACATGACCGAGAAAAAGCTCAGCGGCAACAGCGACAGCTTCGGCAAGGGTGATATTCGCGGCGTGGCGGCCCCCGAAGCTGCCAATAACGCCTCGGCCTGTGGCTCTTTTATCCCGATGCTGACGCTCGGCGTACCGGGCTCCGGCACCACGGCGGTGATGATGGGCGCGCTGACGCTGTACAACATCACCCCCGGTCCGGCGATGTTTACCGAACAACCGGATATCGTTTGGGGGCTGATTGCGGCGCTACTGATTGCCAACGTGATGCTGCTGGTGATGAACATCCCGCTGATCGGCCTGTTTACCCGTATGCTGACCATCCCACTGTGGTTTTTGGTACCGGCTATCGCGGCAGTCTCCGCGGTTGGCGTGTATGCCGTCCATAGCACCACCTTCGATCTGGTGCTGATGGTCGCCCTCGGCGTACTGGGCTACATTTTGCGTAAAATGCACTTCCCGATGTCGCCGCTGATTTTAGGTTTCGTTCTCGGTGAAATGCTGGAGCAGAACCTGCGACGGGCGCTGTCTATCAGTAACGGTAATATGGATATTCTGTGGGACAGCGGCGTGGCAAAAGTGCTGCTGGTGATGGCGGTCCTGGTTATCGTGGTTCCGCCGGTGCTACGTCTGATCCGCAAACGTAACAGCAAACCGCAGGTGGATATCGGTTAGTAATACGCCGGATGGCGGCGCTGTTGCGCCTTATCCGGCCTACGTTTAATCGCCACTGTAGGCCGGATAAGCGCAACGCCATCCGGCTTATTCATCTTAATTCCTGAACAGCACTCAGCACGTGCTCGACAAACCTTGTGAGCTTGGGCAGCGGGCGCAGATCCTGACGCCACAGCAAATGAATTGGTCGCGGCTGTGGCGTAAATCCTTCCAGGATCCGCACCAGCTTGCCGGTTGCCAGCTCCTGTGCCAGCAGCACCTCTGGTTGCAATAACAGTCCGGCTCCTGCTACCGCCGCCATGCGCAGGCCATGACCATCGTTACAGCGCAGAATTGCATCGCGCTTCCATCTAACCTCTCCCGCCACGCCAGGCAGAATCCACTCGTTGCGAGCCG
The Citrobacter arsenatis DNA segment above includes these coding regions:
- a CDS encoding Bug family tripartite tricarboxylate transporter substrate binding protein — its product is MKKQLLRTLTASILLMSTSALAEQAPSRTECIAPAKPGGGFDLTCKLIQVSMMETGAIEKPMRVTYMPGGVGAVAYNAIVAQRPAEAGTVVAFSGGSLLNLSQGKFGRYGVDDVRWLASVGTDYGMIAVRQDSPWKTLKDLLTAMEKDPNNVVIGAGASIGSQDWMKSALLAQKANVDPHKMRYVAFEGGGEPVTALMGNHVQVVSGDLSEMVPYLSGDKIRVLAVFSEERLPGQLANVPTAKEQGYDLVWPIIRGFYVGPKVSDAEYQWWVDAFNKLQQTEEFKKQRDLRGLFEFNMSGKQLDEYVKKQVTDYREQAKAFGLAK
- a CDS encoding tripartite tricarboxylate transporter TctB family protein, with product MMSDRIFAGIWLLLCIAGLFVAWQITSEYSYEPVGPRPFPLGIISLMLVCAVALLLRHPDTISWPRRHVLQKLLTMVIVLLMYAWGFEWLGFPIATAILTVVIGMLFGATIPAAGISGAVLGILLWYAFDRLLDVTLPLGAWLG
- a CDS encoding tripartite tricarboxylate transporter permease → MDTWIYLSQGFAVAMTPENLVIALIGCFVGTIVGLLPGLGPINGVAILLPLAFALHLPAESALILLATVYIGCEYGGRISSILLNVPGDAAAIMTALDGYPMAQQGRGGVALSISAVSSFFGSLIAIGGIILFAPALAQWSLAFGPAEYFALMVFAIACLGSMMAQNPLKSFLAALIGLGLATVGVDANTGVYRFTFDSVHLSDGVQFIVVVIGLFSVSEILLMLEHTSSGQTLVRKTGRMLFNAKEGAQCVGATLRSSVIGFFVGVLPGAGATIASAITYMTEKKLSGNSDSFGKGDIRGVAAPEAANNASACGSFIPMLTLGVPGSGTTAVMMGALTLYNITPGPAMFTEQPDIVWGLIAALLIANVMLLVMNIPLIGLFTRMLTIPLWFLVPAIAAVSAVGVYAVHSTTFDLVLMVALGVLGYILRKMHFPMSPLILGFVLGEMLEQNLRRALSISNGNMDILWDSGVAKVLLVMAVLVIVVPPVLRLIRKRNSKPQVDIG